The region TCAGACATTAGTTGGAAATTTAATATATGGTACAAAAACAGAAGATAGAGACATTTTATGCTAGAATTGTTATGAGCGTAAGTCATCCAACAGAAATTGGTATTGACCAATATTATTTGTGTTCTGTTCAGTATGAAATTTGTGCCCTTTTCAAGGGCTTTCCGTAGAGTACAAATATTAATTTCTTTCTGTCTTAATCAATTTCTTTTTGCATTTAAAGTACAGTTTGGGATTAGTTGGTCGTGTTGAGTTGCACTTAACGGCTGATGGTTTCTTTTTCTTTAGGCCAAAGACTATATACAAGGATCCAGATGATGGGAGGCAACGGTTTTTGCTTGAACTGGAATTTGTTCAATGCCTTGCTAATCCTACCTACATCCACTGTAtgatttttttttacttttcaaTATGTTTCAAGAGTTTCAGCTTCAATAAGTAATATCTACTACACATGTAGCTGTTATACAACAGATTATTCTGGACTAGATGATGTGTTTGGCTTCTATTTAATTTCAAGCACATGGTCTCTTTAAGAGGGTTTCCTTAACAGATATATTGAAGTATTTTCTTTTCCTTGAAATACATTGTAATTTATCTTCATCTTAATGTAATTATCATTTTTGACAAAAAAACATGGCATGCTTTGTCATTGCGGTGCGTGATTTTGTATGATAGCTTTTTGTTTTCTCCCTTTTCTAATATTTGTTACACTTATGAACAGATTTGGCTCAGAACCGAAATTTTGAGGATGAAGCATTCATTGGGTACTTAAAATATCTCCAATATTGGAATCGCCCCGAATATATCAAATTTATCATGTAAGCATTATCTTATTGATCCGCCGAAGCCGGGAAGAGGGATTATGTTTTATTCTAGTAATGCTTTGTTCAAATGGGTTGCTATCTGATTTTATTGCTCCTTTGTGACAAATGCTAGGTATCCTCACTGCCTCTATTTTCTCGAGCTTCTTCAAAATGCAAATTTTCGCAATGCAATGGCACATCCTAGCAATAAGGTAAATAGTAATATCTTTCTATTCTACAAAATCATGATTTCTCCTGGATTTCATATTATATTCGAGTGTTCATGTGATTGATATGTTACACCATTCTCTATCATTTTTTATTAGAAATCTTATATACCAAATTTTGCTTTAAATTGTATGAATTGAGACAAAGATAGATATCGATTCTGTGTCAATTTACTTGAACAATCTCTCGGTAGTGAAATCTGCAGTCTATCATTGTATTTGCAAAACCATGATGTGGTTGGTATTGATAAGAATTGGTTAATTATGAATCAAGTCAGATTGTTTGCGTTTCGCATCCTTCAAATAAATAAGTTAAAGAAGATTTGATTTGCCTTGTGTTTCTTGGGGATTGATCGTAACTTGTCTCTATTTTAGGAATTGACGCATAGACAGCAGTTCTATTTCTGGAAGAACTATAGGAACAATCGGCTAAAACACATTTTACCAAAACCACTTCCAGAACCTAATGCTGCACTTCCTGCCTCAACTCAACCCCAGCCACCCGTGCCTGCACTACCACCAGTACCTGCTACGAACGTTGCTGTGACAGCATCTTCTACTCAAGCTCCTTCTCCAATGCCATATGGTGTCCCTCCTGGCTCTAGTCTTGCAAAAAATGACATGAGGAATCCTACCGTtgataaaagaaaaagaaagtaAGCTTTATATGCGATATGCTCGATATTTTGTTCCTTCCCATCTGGGAATTGAAGTGATGATAATGACAGGACAAAAGTTGTGTAAAGAAGTTACTTTTATTACTGTTATTTTCTCCGAAATCTATTAGGCAGTTTAGTTTAATGTTTTTATACTTTCTGTAAATTCAAAAAGTATAATGAAACTGCTTCATACATTTAGGAATCAAAGTGACTGACTGTGTAGTCATTTT is a window of Lathyrus oleraceus cultivar Zhongwan6 chromosome 6, CAAS_Psat_ZW6_1.0, whole genome shotgun sequence DNA encoding:
- the LOC127093100 gene encoding mediator of RNA polymerase II transcription subunit 31; this encodes MASKMESDSPTDTPPSPPKTIYKDPDDGRQRFLLELEFVQCLANPTYIHYLAQNRNFEDEAFIGYLKYLQYWNRPEYIKFIMYPHCLYFLELLQNANFRNAMAHPSNKELTHRQQFYFWKNYRNNRLKHILPKPLPEPNAALPASTQPQPPVPALPPVPATNVAVTASSTQAPSPMPYGVPPGSSLAKNDMRNPTVDKRKRK